The DNA sequence GCCATGGGCGCCGAAGTGACCCTGTTCACCCGTTCGGCGAGCAAGGCCGAGGAAGGTCGTCGTCAGGGCGCCGATCACGTCATTGTCTCCACCGACGAAGATCAAATGAAAGCCGCAGCGGGTTACTTCGATTTCCTGCTCGACACCATTCCGGTGCAGCACGACCTCAACCCGTACCTCGACACCCTGCGCTTCGACGGCGTGCACATTCTGGTGGGCCTGATCGAGCCGATCGATCCGCCGGTTCACGCCGCGAAACTGGTGTTGGGTCGCCGCGTATTGGCCGGTTCGTTGATCGGTGGCGTCGCCGAAACCCAGGAAGTGCTGGATTTCTGCGCCGAACACAACATCACCTGCGACATCGAAATGCTCGACATCCGCCAGATCAACGAGGCCTACGCCCGCATGATCGCCGGTGATGTGAAGTACCGTTTCGTGATCGACATGGCGACCCTGAAGCTTTAAACCTTCAAACCTGCACTTTTAAACCAAGTTCTGCCGAGAGCCGGGCCGTGACCCCTTTGATCAGGGGAATCAGCTCGGCCATTTTTTCCAGCGGCATGTACGGCACGGTGCTGGCGATGCTGATCGCCGCGACGATGCGCTTGCTCGCATCGCGGATCGGTGCCGCCACGCAGCGGATCGACGGTTCGTTGTCCTCCAGATCGAACGCGTAGCCACCGGCCACGTACTCGGTCATCCGTTGCTCCAGCTGTTCCCACGACTGCTGGGGATGCTGCGGCCAGAACTGACTTTTCCCACCCGCCGGCAGACTGATGTCGTACAGACGCTGCCAGTCCTGCGGCGCGTCATCCAGCATCAAGGCCTTGCCGATCCCGGTCCGCGCCAGCGGCATGCGATGGCCGACCCGCGAGCGCATTTCCGGGCCGTTGCGCCCCGGATTCTTCAACAGGTACAGCACTTCGTCGCCTTCACGGATTCCCAGGTGAACCGTGTCGCCGGTCAGTGCCGACAGCTCGTCCAGATACGGCCCGGCCAACGTCACCAGCGGCAATTCTTCGCGCGCCTGGAAACCCAGTTCGATCAGCTTAGGCCCCAGCAGATAACCGACTTGCGGCACGACACGCAGGTAGCGCTCGTCCACCAGACAACTGGCCAGACGATGGGTGGTGCTGCGCGTGGTGCCAATCAGGCGGGCAATCTCTTTGAGATCGCGGGCACCACTGGCGACGGCCTGCACCACACCCAACCCGCGAAGCAGGGTCTGGGTGCCGGTCGGCGCGGCGTCCTTGGCATTTTTCGGGGCGTCTTCCTGCATATCCAGCCTTTAGCGTTGAGCGAGGGAACGGGCGGCATTATGGTCGCCCGAGATGGCCGACTACAACTCGATGCGCTCGACCTTGCCCACCAGCAGCACGTAGGACAAAGCACCGATCAAGGCCAGAACCGCGATGTAGGTGATCGCCGGAGCGAACGAATCGCCGCTGGCCAGGAAGCCGATGACAATCGGCGTGGCAATCGCCGACAGGTTACCGATGAAGTTGAACACCCCGCCGGTCAAGCCCAGTAACCGCGCCGGCGCCAGTGTCGAGACCAGCGACCAGGTGATCGACGCCAGCCCGTTGCCGAAAAACGCCAGGGCCAGGAAGGCAATCACCAACGGCGTCGATTCGACGAAGTTGGCGCCGATGATCGAGGTGGAAATCAGCAGCCCGCCAATGATCGGCAACTTGCGCGCGAAGCCCACGGTGTAGCCACGACGAATCAGGAAG is a window from the Pseudomonas gozinkensis genome containing:
- a CDS encoding IclR family transcriptional regulator, yielding MQEDAPKNAKDAAPTGTQTLLRGLGVVQAVASGARDLKEIARLIGTTRSTTHRLASCLVDERYLRVVPQVGYLLGPKLIELGFQAREELPLVTLAGPYLDELSALTGDTVHLGIREGDEVLYLLKNPGRNGPEMRSRVGHRMPLARTGIGKALMLDDAPQDWQRLYDISLPAGGKSQFWPQHPQQSWEQLEQRMTEYVAGGYAFDLEDNEPSIRCVAAPIRDASKRIVAAISIASTVPYMPLEKMAELIPLIKGVTARLSAELGLKVQV